The window GTGGCCTGCGACGAGGAGTTCGCCGGGCGGCTGCGGCAGGTCCGGTTCGCCACGGGGGGCGTGCTGCATCCGCTCGCCGGCTATCTGCTGCTGCGCGGTCTGTCGACGCTGCCCGTCCGGGTGCGCGCCGCCTCCGCGAACGCCGCCGAACTGGCTCGGCGCCTTCGCGCCGACCCGCGTGTCGCCCGGGTCCACTATCCGCGGCTCGGCGGCGCCATGATCGCCTTCGAGATCCATGGCGATCCGCACGAGGTGATCGCCGGGGTCCGGCTCGTCACTCCGGCGGTGAGTCTCGGCAGCGTCGACACGTTGATCCAGCACCCCGCCTCGATCAGCCATCGCATCGTGGACGCGGAGGACCGGCGCGGGAGCGGAGTGAGCGACCGGCTCCTTCGGCTGTCGGTCGGGCTGGAGGACGTGGAGGATCTCTGGCGGGATCTCGACGAGGCGCTGGGGTCGGCGCCGGGCGACAGCTCCGAGCGGGAGCTGGCGGCGGAGCGGTAGTCCCGGTGCGGCAAGTGGTGCGCGGCGTGCGGCGTGTGGTGTCGCCCTGGAGCATCGGGGACATGCGGTGCGGCCGATGCACCGGAACGCGGACGGTGGCGGGCCCGGCGTGCTCGCCGGACCCGCCACCGTGCGGAACGGATGCCGGCCGGCCGACCCCGTCCGGCTCCGTCGCTTCCGTCGACCCCGTCAGTCGCGCACCGAGTGCTCGTGCTCGGGCATCTGCTCGCGCTCGTCCCCGGGAGCCTCCGCGTACGGCGGGTGCGGGTCGAGGGGCATCGCGCTGAGGCGGGCGGTGATGACGAGAGTGCCCTCCTCGATCTGGTAGTCGAGGGGGAGGTCTAGGGCGCGCATCGCGGCGACCATGCCGGTGTTGGACGACTGCGTGACGGCGTACACGCTCTCGCAGCCGGCCTCGACGGCCATCGCCACCAGACGGCCGAGGAGCTCGCCGCCGATACCGCGCCGCTGCCAGTCGTCCTCCACCAGCAGAGCGATCTCCGTCTCGTCGCCGTCCCAGAGGAGATGGCCCAGCCCGACGACGCGCCCCGACGCGGTCTGCACGGCGAGCGTGCGCCCGAAGTGCGGGCTGAGAAGGTGCTTGAGGTACTTGTCCGCGTCGTTGACGGGTCCGTGATAGCGCATGCTCAGCGTCCGCTGTGAGCACCGCTCGTGCATGGCCTTCGCGGCGTCGACGTCACCGGCGTCGGCGCGGCGCACAGTGATGTCGTTGCCCCGGGGCAGTGTCAGGACGTCCCTGCTGTGCGGCACCCGCGGACCGAGCCGGGCGTCCAGCTCGACCAGCGCCCGGGCCCGCGCGAACTCGGTGGGCGTGAACGGCAGATAGGGCCGCTCCACGGTGATCACTCCGCCCTCCGGCGCACGCAACCGCATCACGGTGTCCTCCAGCGCCCCCTCGACGGGCGCCCCCTCGTGCGAACGGTCCCCGCGCACCGACGTGGCGGGCAGCGAACGGATCGTGCACCGCCCGAGCAACTGGCGCAGCGCCAACGGCAGTTCCGCCGCGTCCAGTGCCGTACGTGTCGCGAGGCCCAGGACACGGGTGGGAGCGTCCACCAGGTCGTGCGCGTCGGCCCGCTCGATCCACGTGCCGCGACCGCCGGCCAGCGCCACCGTGTCGGTGACGTCGGACGCCGCCACCGGGGCGGGAGCACGCAGCAGGAACTCGTCCACGGTGCCCTCGGCCAGCGGATGCGTCTGCAGACTCAGGATGTCGACCCGCAGACCGGCCAGCGCCACGCACAGCGCGGCCAGCGACCCGGGCTCGTCCCGCACGGTCGTACGCATCCGCCACAGCACGGCTTCACCGGAGCCGGCCTCCGGCGAGCCGGCATCCCCCACGGCCGCCCCGGCCTGCCGCACGGATGCGGGCGGCCGGGCGCCGGTATCGCCCGTCGGCGGGGCGTGACCGTGGCGTCGTGCCCACCATGTGTGGAACCCCGCCGTGGCGATCAGGGCGATCGCCGGAATCGCGAGCAGGACGGGGCCATAGGAGCCGTGCCCGGTCAGGTGAGCCACGGTGTCGGCGACCGCCGCGGCCGTGAACAGCGCGGCCAGCCGGATGAGATGCCGGCGCCAGTGGTGGACCGGCCGGCCGTTTTTCGTGCGCGTCGCGTGAGACATGTCTGGAGTCATGCGTTCACTGTGGAGCATCGGTGTTGCGTGATCACGAACGCTTTGTGACTGATCGGTTAAGTGTGCTTCTGTCTTTTTTGTTGCATTTTTTACGAATCCCGGGATGGGAATCGAACGTCCCCTGAACGGACTCAACGGGTCGAACGGGCCGAACACGTACAGGACTTGCGCGCCGAGGCCGGAGCTTCGGCGGCGGTGCCCGCTTCAGGCGGCCACTTCCCTGCCCAGGGTGTCACGCAGCCGACGGGCCTGGGTCACGAGCCGGGACGAGCCGCTCCGCTCCGCCGCCTGCGCGAGATACGCCACGTCGTCGCGCGCCCCGGTGAGCTCGGCGCACTCGGCGGCGACCGCCAGCAGTTCGCCGAATCCGCGGGTGGCCGGGGCGGCGCCGTCCGCCGCGAGGTCCGCGAGCAGCACGGGCAGCGCGGCCCGGAGTATCGACCAGACGGTGGCGTACGCGCCGGTCGTCGCCGCGGTCCGCGCGGACTCGGCGAGCCGCAGGGGCTTCACCGCCCCGCGGCGCACCAACTGCCCCAGGTCCCCGCCGAGCCGCTCGGCGTCCAACTGCCCCCGCGCGGCGAGGACCAGGAGGGCGTCCACCGCGCCGAGCCGGTCCTCCGGGTGACGTGCCCCCAGCCCGTACGCGACGCAGAGGTGCACGGCCTCGCCCGCCTCGCCCTCCGCCTCGGCGATCAGCGGCAGGATCGTGGCGGCGTTGCGGGTGCCCTCGACCGAGACCGAGGAGACCTCACGCATCAGGCGGGCGGCCACCAGCTCGCGCCGCCCGGGCACCACGGCCAGCCAGTGCTGCCGCCCGTCCTGGCTCCAGTAGTGGTGGCAGTATCTGCGCGCCTCGAAGACGCCGACGGGTCGGCCGAGCCTGCGGAACGCCGGCGGGAGGTCTGCCTGCAGCTCGTCGAGCTCGCCGAGTTCCAGCAGGATGCGGACCCCCGAGGTGCGTCGCCTGCTCGTGGGCACCGTCGGGGCGTCGCCGGCGAGCCAGCGCGCCAGCCGCTCTCCGTGTGCCGTGCCGAGTGAGGCGGCCCGCCCGGCGGCGGCAGCGGCCACCGCACGGTCGTCGCGCCGTACCCGGAGCAGTGCCTGCGCGAAGTCGGCCGCCCCGGGCCGGGCGCCGAGCCGGTGGTACTCGCCGAGGCGGGACACCAGCTCGTCCGGCTCCAGAAATCCGGACGCCCAGGTGGGCGTGGCGAGCAGAAACGGCATCGGGTCGGTGCCCACCCGGTAGGCCGCCTCCCACAGTCGCGCGTTGAAGGCGGCGCTCATCGCGCTGTGCACGCAGGGGTCCGACATCGGTCCGTGCTGATCGGCCTTGTGCAGCGTGGCCGTCCGCACCCGTCCCAGCAGGGCCGCGAGCACGACCTCCAGGCCGTGCGGCGCGGCCCGGAAGTACTCGTCCGCCGAGTGGTGCTGAAGATCGGCGTCGGCCCACCAGAGCCGCGCGACCACCGGTGCCAGGGCTTCGGCCAGCTCCTCCCGGCGCCGGTGGGCGTGCCGCACCAGGCCGTCCAGTGCGCGCTCGAACGCCGCCACGTCCCCGTCGCCGGACGCCAGCAGGGCGCCGACCTCCTCGGCCAGCTCGGTCGCCGAGTCCGGCGCGGGCGCGAGCCGGTCCGGCACCGGCGCGGGAGGCAGCAGCTCCAGATACGGCGGCGGCGCGAGCTCGGCCGCGTCCATTCCCAGGACCATGCCGGCGCGCGCTCGCAGTCCGGCGCTCAACCGGACGGCCGCGTCGGCCACTTCCGCACGCGCCCGCACGTCCACCACGCCGACGTACCGCTCCACCAGCTTCCATGCACGCTCCTGCATGTCCGTGTCCTCGTGCCCGAAGGCCTGCGCCACCGAGGGCAGCAGTTCGGTCGCGGTGGACGGGTCGCGCCGGAGCACCTTCCCGAGCAGCACGAGCTGGGCGCGCACCAGCTTCTTCTCCGTGCGGAACAGCACGCCGGCGGACATCTCGGCGAGCTGACGGGACGTGATCCCGCCGGCCGACGCCAGAGCGCCCAGCACCGACTGGGCGTGGGCCGCCACGGTGGAGGCCGCGTGGGAGGTGAGCGCCAGCCAGTCGGCGACCCGCTCCCGCTCCTCGTCCCGGCTGAGCCCTAGTGCCGCCAACAACCGCAGGAAGACGCGGCAGTCGGACGCCGCGCCGCCCCGCAGCAGCCGGGCCACGCAGTCGTCCACCAGGGCCTTCCGGTCGAGGACGCCCTCCTCGGTGAGCCGCGCGAGGGCGTTGCACCAACTGTCCGGACCGTCGCCGAAGAGCCAGTCCAGGTGGCTGCCGATGTCGGGGATCCCGAAGAGCGCGGGGACGAGCTCCGCCGTGTACGGATCCTGGCGAAGCCTCTGGGCAACGGTGTCGCCGCGCTGCCACAGGCTGCCGATCTGCTCGACCCAGCCGACGACGTAGGTCTCCGTCGTCGGCACCGCGCAACCGGACAGCCGCACCAGTCCCGCCATCAGCTCGTAGGGGACCTGGGCGGTCGCCGGGCGGTCCGCGAGCCGCCGCGCGAGGTTGCCCAGCCAGTCCCGGTCCCGGTCGCCCAGCACGTGGAGCAGTGCCGCGGGAGACGCCTGGGACCAGCGCATGTCGGCCGCGGTGATCCAGGCCGCCGCCCCGGCCGCTCCGGTGTGGCAGGCGGCACCGGCCGCGTGCAGTGCGGGATACGCCTTGCGGGACGCGGCGTCCCAGGGCGCGACCCGCAGCTCCTTGCGCAGCTCCTTCAGCGCGGGCAGACAGAGCCGCCGCTGCGGATCCGTCATCCCGTCCAGCAGACCCGCGGCCTCGTTCGTCCGCCCCGCCCGTACGGTCGTCAGCAACGTGTCACTCACCGGCACCGCACCGCTCATCGCACACCCCCGTCTGCCAGAACCTCCGCCTGCCCGGACACCGCGCCGCGGCGGACCATGCGTTCCGCCAGCGCGTGCTTGCACGGCCCGCGCCCGCCCCGGTACCTGGCCCACCACAGGCAGCTGCAGCTCAGCACCCCCGCGTCGTCGCGCACCCGGTGCGCGTGCCCGTCCTGGGCGGTCACCGTGCCGAGGACGCCGTCCAGGACCACCGCGCCCGCGCCCACGAGATCCCGGGCGGCCCGCAACCGGGGGTTGTACCGCCCCACGCGCCCGGCGTCGTAAGGGAGTTCGCGGTGGAAGTAGGCCGCTTCCGCCGTGTCGTAGCCCACGCGTCCCGAGGTGCCCAGCCGGACGAGGGCCGCCCGCACCCGCTCGGCGGGCAGTCCCGAAGAGGCCGACAGGTCCCCGACGTCGATCCTGGGTTCCCAGGCCAGCAGGACCGCGATCAGTTCCGCGTCCTCGGCCGTCTCGTCCGCGGCCAGCGCGTCGAGCACTCCGCCCTCGCCGGAGAAGCCCCGGGAGGCCTCCGGTGACAGTGTCAGTGTGAGCCGCATCCCGGGCAGGACGACCTCCCAGGCACTGGCCGTGGCGGCGCCCCCGGCGAGCGCGGGACCGTACACCCGCAGCGCCGACGCGTGCCGGAGCACCCGTTGGAGGGCGATCAGCCGCTCCGGGCCCGGGAGGCAGACCGCTCCGGGCACCGGCCGGGTGGTGGGTCGCAGGACATGCCCCGCGGGCACCACCCACCGCGCGCCCCGGGAGGCGCCACGTGCGCTGGACCGGGGCAGCGAGCGCAGGAACCGCACGGCCTCCGACGCGGGCAGTTCGGCCCGCAGGTCGAAACCGGCCGCTATCACCTGGGCCTCGGCGAAACCCCGGAGCCAGCGGTCCGGCAGCGGCACCTTCTTCTCCACGACCGGCCCGTCCAGGGTGGTCACGGCCATCTCGTCCGGGCCGACACGCAGATGCAGCGGATCGTCGGAACCGATCCTCGACAGAGCCTCCCGCAAGGGGTTGTTGACGTCGACGTTCGTCGTGCCGTGCCCCACCTCGCCGCCGTCGAGCCCCGCCTCGAGGACGTCCAGCCGGGCGTACACCCCACCGCAGCCGGAGAAGGACTCGAAACGCAGCCGGTCGCCGTTGCCCGTGACCACCGGGTCCAGGGACGCCGCCAGCTGCCGCTGGAAGTAGCGCGCCCCCGCCACGTCGGCGACCGCGAGCAGCCCGGCCGACGCCACCTGAGGCGAGGTCAGGAATCCCGCGAAGAAACGGGGATGATCCTCGACGCCGCGGGGCGTCGCACCTCGTGAGGTCTCAAGTCCCAGGCGGCCTCCGCCCGGTGAGGACTCCAGCGCGGAGGATCGGGTGTAGGCCACGGCCTGCAAAGATCGCGTCATGGAAAAACCGTAGAGGCGACCACTGACAATCGGCTCCGACCTGCGCGGACATGGGCGCCGAGCAGGCACCGACGTGCCGCGTACCGGGGGATGACGCCGGTACGCGGCACAGGTTTTGAGGGTACGGGAACCGCGGCCCCGCACACCCTCGGCACGCGCCACGGGAGCAGCCGTGACGAGAGGGAACTACTGCCCCACGCGCCCCGGCTGCAGGACCTTCGTGAACAGGACCGCCCCTCCGGTGGCCCGCAGACGGACCGTCAGTTCGCCGCTGTCACCGTCGATGTCGACCTCGCCGAAGTACTGGGGCGACTCCATCGGGGAAACGTTCGCTCTCGTCGGCGCCTTGACGAAGACCCGGTCCGGACCGAACGTGCCGTCCAGCGCGTTGGCCTGGAAACCGCCCGCGGCGAGCGGGCCGGAGACGAACTCCCAGAACGGCGCGAAGTCCTTGAAGGCCGCACGCGAGGGGTCGTAGTGCTGTGCCGAGGTGTAGTGGACGTCGGCCGTCAGCCACACCGTGCCGGTGATCCGGCGGTGCTTGACGAACCGCAGCAGCTCCGCGATCTGGAGCTCGCGGCCGAGCGGAGCGCCCGGGTCGCCCTGTGCGACGGCCTCGATGTCCGTCGCGCCGTCCGGCACGACCAGGCCGAGCGGCATGTCGGCGGCGATCACCTTCCACACGGCACGCGACCGTGCCAGTTCCCGCTTCAGCCAGGCCAGTTGCTCCGCGCCCAGGATGCCGGTGGTGTCGTCGGTCTGCCGCCCCGGCGAGTTGGCGTTGCGGTATGTGCGCATGTCCAGCACGAACACGTCCAGCAGGGGGCCGTGGCGCACGACCCGGTGCACCCGGCCCTCCTCGCCCGTGGCGGGCAGCGTGGAGATCGGGAAGTACTCGCTGAACGCCTTGCGGGCCCGGGACGCCAGCGTGTCGACGTCCTTCACCGTGTAGCGGGCGTCGGTGAGGATCTCGCCCGGGTACCAGTTGTTGACGACCTCGTGGTCGTCCCACTGGGCGATCGTCGGGACCTGCGCGTTGAACCGGCGCACGTTCTCGTCGAGCAGCGAGTACCGGAAGTTGCCGCGGTACTCGGCGAGGGTCTCCGCGACCTTGGACTTCTCCTCGGTGGTGACGTTCCGCCAGACACGGCCGTCCGGGAGTGTCACGGACGCCGACAGCGGCCCGTCCGCGTAGATCGTGTCACCGCTGCACAGGAAGAAGTCCGGGTCCAGGCGGCGCATCTCCTCGTACGCGTACAGACCGCCGATGTCCGGGTTGATGCCCCAGCCCTGGCCCACGATGTCACCGGACCACAAAAACCGGACGCCCTGGCGCCGCTTCGAGGGCGCTGTCCGGAAGGTGCCCTGTACGGGTTCGCCCGTGCGGCGGTAGTCGTCGGGGTCGGCCAGGGTCACCCGGTAGTGGATCTGCTCCCCGGACGGCAGACCGCGGAGCGGGACCGTACCCGTGAAGTCCGTGTCGGCACCCAGGAGGGGGCCGTGCCATCTGCGCGGCCTGCGGAACGACTCGGTCGCGGAGGTCTCCACGATCATGCGTGCGGGCCGGTCGGAACGCACCCACACCAGACCGGAGTGCGTGGTCACGTCTCCGGCCTGCACACCCCATTGCGCCTGGGGCCGCCCCGACAGGGCGAACGCCGGAGCCGCGGCGGCGACTGCGGAGGGCAGGGCGAGTGCCGCCGACGCGGCGAGCGTGCCGCGCAGGACGCTGCGGCGGCCGGGGAGCGGGCTCGGCGGGCTGAGTGGCATGGGGCGCCTCCTGGGGCGGGTCGGCCGATGTGCATGGCTATGGATACAACTACTGGTGTGCCGCAGCGCACGCGGAAACCGCAAGTGAACAACGTGCTCCGCTCCGCCCGAGGTGGAGATCCGGCCGGAGTCGGCGGACATGTGACGGGACGGTGTGTGCCGTCGGCGCTCGGCTCCCCACGCCACTCGGTGCAGGCCGGCGCGCGGGCGTCGTCGCCCGGCTACCCGGGGCGCGTCGCCGTCGCCAGAAGGCGGATTCCCTCGCGGATGCGTGCCGGGGACACATGCGCGTACCCGAGGACGAGTCGCACCACGTCGTCCCCGGCCGGAGTCCGTGTGTAGTCCGAGAGCGGGCGGACGGCGACGCCGGCCCCGGCGGCGGAGGCCAGGAAGCGCTGGGGCGGCCCGTAGCGGTCGGGAAGCGTCGCGATGACGTGCAGACCGGCCGCGATGCCGGAGACCTCCGTCCCGGGAAGGTGTTCGGCCAGGGCCGTGACCAGTGTGTCGCGGCGTTCCCGGTACGCGCGCCCGCAGCGGCGGAGCTGACGGTCGTAGTCGCCGCGTTCCACGAAGCGGGCGAGGAGCGCCTGGTCGATGACGGGATTGCCGAGGTCCATCGTGCGTTTGCGTTCGACGACCTCCTCGGCGAACGACGCCGGTACCAGCAGCCAGCCGAGCCGCAGCCCGGGTGCCAGCGACTTGCTGACGGAACCCGTGTACGCGACGTGCTCCGGATCGAGGCCCTGCAGGGCGCCCACCGGCGCCCGGTCGTAGCGGAAGTCCCCGTCGTAGTCGTCCTCGACGACGAGCCCGTCCACGGACCGTGCCCAGTCGAGGAGTTCCGCGCGGCGGCGCGCGGAGTACGCGATCCCGGACGGGAACTGGTGCGAGGGGGTCGTCACCACGGCCCGCACCCCCGACGCCCGCAGCGCCCCGCTGTCCAGACCCTCGTCGTCCAGCGGCAGCGGTACGACGCCGAGACCCGCCGACGCGTACAGGGCCCCGTGATCGGGGCTTCCGGGGTCCTCCACGCCGACGGCACGCACCCCGCGCGCGTGGAGCACGAATCCCAGCAGTGTGGTCGCCTGGGCCACACCGGAGACGACCATCACCCGCTCCGGATCCGCGACCACACCCCTGCGCCGGGTGAGCAGCTCCGCGAGCGCGCTGCGCAGCCGGGGCAGCCCGCGCGGATCCGGATAGCCCAGCGTGTGGTGCGGCAGTTCGGCGAGCACCCCGCGCTGCGCGGCCGACCACGCGGCGCGCGGGAACAGCGACAGGTCGGGCGTCCCGGGCAGGAAGTCCGTCCGCGCGCCGGGGGAGCGGGGCGCGAGGTCCCGCACGAGAGGGTCGGCCGCCCGCACGGCACCGCCGACCCAGGTCCCCGCACCCCGGTCACTGCGGAGGTACCCCTCCGCGGTCAGCTGCTCGTACGCCTCCGTGACCAGACCCCGTGACACCCCGAGATCGGCGGCGAGTTCACGGCTGGACGGCAGCCGGGTGCCCGGCGCGAGCCGCCCCGCCCGGACCGCCTCCCGCAGCGCCGCCTGCAGGGCACGGCCACGCGCGCGTGCCGGTGCCGAAGCGGCCGGCAGGAGCATGTCCCAGGCGCCGGCCCGGCCCGCCGCGGCGGGCTCCTCCGGATTGGTCCCCGATGACGTCATGGAAGTGGACCTTAAACCGGACCGCGGCCCTTCATAGCGTCACACCCATGAACGCCACCACCACGCGCGGGTCCCTGCTCGCGGCCCTCGCCTGTGTCCTCGTCGGAGGCTCCTTCACCGCCAACAGCGTCCTCGGCCACTATCCGTACGCGGGCGGCCAGTTCCTGCGCTACGGCCTCGCGTGCCTGCTCCTCCTCCCCCTGGTGGGGCGGGGCGGGGCGGCGCCCCTGCGGGCACTGACCGCGCGCCACTGGACACGCCTCGCGCTGCTCGCGGCCGTCGGCATGGTCGGTTTCAACCTCGCCGTGATCGCCGCCGAGCGCACCGCGGAACCCGCGATACCGGGTGTCTTCGTAGGCTGCGCCCCGGTGGTCGTCGCCGTACTCGTCCCCCTTCAGGAGGGCCGCCGGCCCCAACGGCTCGTCCTGTACGGAGCGTTGCTCGTGGCAGGTGGCGCCTTCACGGTCCAGGGCTGGGGCCGTACCGACGGAGCCGGTATCGCCTTCTCCTTGTGCGCGCTCGTCGGAGAGGTCGGCTTCGCGGTGCTCGCGGTGCCCGTCCTGCGGCCGCTCGGACCGAGGCTGCTCTCCGCGACCGTGTGCGGGATCGCGGCGGTCGAGTCGGCGGTGGCCGGGGTGATCGTCGACGGCCGTGACTGGCTGCGGACTCCGGACTCCACCGAGGCCGTCGCACTGCTGTGGCAGGCGGCGATCGTCACGGTCGTCGGCTTCGTCTGCTGGTACATGGGCATGCAGCGCATCGGCGCGGAACGCGCGACGCTCTTCTCCGGCCTCATTCCGGTGGCCGCCGCCTGCACGGCCCCGCTCGTCGGAACGGGGTCCTACGGGGCGGCACAGGCCGTGGGCAGTGCCCTGGTGGGCGCCGGAGTCGCCCTCGGCTCCGGTGCGTCGAACCGCGGGGCGCGGGGCTCAGCGGCTGCCGTCCAGGATGACCCGGGCGACCAGCGCGGGGTCGTCGTTCATCGGGACGTGACCGCAGCCGGGCAGCCGCACCAGCCGGGCCCCGGGGATGATCTGCTTGGCGCGGACCCCCTGGCGGCGCACCAGGATCCGGTCCCGCATCCCCCACGCGACGGTGACGGGAAGCCCGGGGACGTCGTCCGTGAACTGGACCGAACCGCCCGCCCTGAGGGTCTCCATGAATCCCTGGGCGTTGGCCAGTGCGAGGGTCTCGGCGACCACCGCCTCGGGTGAACGGCGGGCCGGGCGCGCGTAGATGCTGCTGGTCAGCGCCGCGCGGCCGGCCGCCGACCGCGACAGCCGCTCGACCATCGGCAGCGGCATGCTCCGGGCCGCCTGCCGCATCGCCTGCAGCAGTCCGAACGCATACCGCCGCTCGACGGGCGACCAGAAACCGGCGGGAGAGAGCGCCGTGACGGACCGTACGAGCTTCTCGCGGCCCAGTTCGAGGGCCAGCAGGCCGCCCAGGGAGTTCCCCGCCACATGCGGCCGGTCGATGTCCAGCGTCTCGCACAGCGCGGCGAGCGCCGCGTTCATCGTCGTCAGGTCGTGGGCGAGGCCGTCGGGCAGTGCGGGGGACTCACCGAAACCGGGCAGGTCCACCGCGATCACGTCGCGCTCGGCCGCCAGGAGGTCGACGACCGGGTCCCACGCCTGCCGGTGGTGGCCTATCCCGTGCAGCAGCAGGAGCGGCTGGCCGTTGCCCACGCGCGTGTACGCGAGGGACACGGTCCGCGGGCCGTGCGGAGAGGGGACGCTGAAGGAGACCGTGGCGGCCATGGACTGCTCCTCGTCTGGAACCGGGGCGACTCCTAGACAGCTTGTCAGCAATTACTACCGGCGGGTAGCCCCCGGCTGTGCCAACCTTCTGGACGTACGTCGCGCAAGGCGCCCCATGCCCCTCCCGGTCGGTCCCCGACGGCTCCTGATGTCGCTGGACACGAGCCCACGTGCCGGGATGGGATGGCTTCGTGGCTACCGACACCGTGACCGAGGTCTTCCAGGAGCACCGGCCCGTTCTGATGGGCGTCGCCTACCGCATGCTCGGCCGGGTGGCCGACGCCGAGGACGTGGTGCAGGACGCGTGGCTGCGCTGGTCCGGCGCCGACCGCTCCGGCGTGCGCGAACCGCGCGGCTACCTGGTGCGCGTCGTCACCCGGCTCGCCATCGACCGGCTGCGGCAGGTCCAGTCCCGCAACGAGTCCTACGTGGGACCGTGGCTGCCCGAGCCGTACCTCACCGATTTCGGGGACACCGTCGCCGACACGGCCGAGCGCGCCGTCCTCGCCGACACGGTCTCGCTGGCCGTCCTCGTGGTCCTGGAGTCCCTCTCACCGCTGGAGCGCGCGGTGTTCGTGCTCCGGGAAGCCTTCGGCTATCCGTACGCGGACATCGCCGTCACCCTCGACCGCAGTGAGCCCGCGGTACGGCAGCTCGCGGGGCGGGCCCGCCGTCACGTCGAGGAGAAACGCCCGCGCTACGAGGTCGACCCGAACGAACGGCGCGACCTCACCGAGCGGTTCCTCGCCGCGGCGTTCGAGGGTGATCTGGA of the Streptomyces aurantiacus genome contains:
- a CDS encoding RNA polymerase sigma-70 factor yields the protein MATDTVTEVFQEHRPVLMGVAYRMLGRVADAEDVVQDAWLRWSGADRSGVREPRGYLVRVVTRLAIDRLRQVQSRNESYVGPWLPEPYLTDFGDTVADTAERAVLADTVSLAVLVVLESLSPLERAVFVLREAFGYPYADIAVTLDRSEPAVRQLAGRARRHVEEKRPRYEVDPNERRDLTERFLAAAFEGDLDGLMSLLAPDVRLVGDSGGLSKGPVRAIESADNVGRFVAGIARRGLVDVSVRLIEANGGPALLVMSGGKPDSVLQLDVADGRIQCVYIVRNPEKLLLLTVD